In a single window of the Cydia pomonella isolate Wapato2018A chromosome 2, ilCydPomo1, whole genome shotgun sequence genome:
- the LOC133515556 gene encoding STE20-related kinase adapter protein alpha: protein MFNPDFNDYQLTSIITESSGGVAVVYSALYKPNKQHVSVKRYFVDNSKENANLIQQDILTRKELQHQNILPYLTSFVHGRELYVVSPLMTLGSCRDVLDRYFHEGLPELACAIILRDVLLALQYLHKQLYIHRSVRASHVLLSDNGSVRLSGLRSAAPLVLRGRRQRRLHTLPPHDPDNANLMWLSPELLEQNLKGYDERSDIYSLGVLCCELGNGAVPFAEVPTTLMFTEKVRGSRPQLLDCSTFPQPAAHEVKNMYNTDPGVGDSAECGVARLRALYSARKLSDAFHHLSEQALQRDPEKRPSAAQLLNHQFFRQIRKTDFLPSLIGRVKPIKPDQDDMSALLLQEKMSEMEIEKTTEWDF from the exons ATGTTTAACCCCGATTTTAATGACTACCAATTGACTTCGATAATCACTGAAAGTTCTGGGGGCGTAGCGGTTGTGTACTCAGCACTTTACAAGCCTAATAAGCAGCATGTTTCCGTTAAAAGATACTTCGTTGATAATAGCAAGGAAAATGCTAACCTGATTCAG CAAGACATCTTAACCCGCAAAGAACTGCAGCACCAGAACATTCTTCCATACTTGACTTCTTTTGTCCATGGCCGAGAACTGTATGTAGTGTCTCCTCTGATGACGTTAGGGTCCTGCCGAGATGTCCTGGACCGGTACTTCCATGAGGGCTTGCCTGAACTGGCCTGTGCTATAATACTGAGAGATGTGCTCCTAGCATTACAATACTTGCATAAACAGTTGTATATACATAG AAGCGTGCGGGCGTCGCACGTGCTATTGAGCGACAACGGCAGCGTACGTCTGTCGGGGCTGCGCAGTGCAGCGCCACTCGTCCTGCGAGGGCGTCGGCAGCGCCGCCTGCACACCCTACCCCCGCACGACCCCGACAACGCTAACCTCATGTGGCTCAGCCCGGAGTTGCTGGAGCAG AATTTAAAAGGATACGACGAGCGCTCGGACATTTACTCGCTCGGCGTCCTATGTTGCGAGCTCGGTAACGGCGCCGTGCCCTTCGCGGAGGTCCCCACCACCCTCATGTTCACCGAGAAAGTGCGCGGTTCGCGGCCGCAGCTGCTCGACTGCTCCACCTTCCCTCAGCCCGCGGCTCACGAGGTGAAAA ATATGTACAATACAGACCCCGGTGTGGGCGACAGCGCGGAGTGCGGCGTGGCGCGGCTGCGCGCGCTGTACTCGGCGCGGAAACTGTCCGACGCCTTCCACCATCTCAGCGAGCAGGCGCTGCAGAG GGACCCAGAAAAAAGGCCGTCGGCGGCACAGCTCCTTAACCACCAGTTCTTCAGGCAAATCCGCAAGACTGACTTCCTGCCTAGCCTCATCGGCCGCGTCAAGCCAATCAAGCCTGACCAAG ATGACATGTCCGCTCTGCTTTTACAAGAGAAAATGTCCGAAATGGAGATAGAGAAGACGACGGAATGGGACTTCTAA
- the LOC133515560 gene encoding general odorant-binding protein 69a-like, translated as MAGRVALCSAVMALYVIGVVIGKTCTEGMDEETVELAKMLRENCGEESGVDLGLIEKVNSGADLMPDQKLKCYMKCVMETAGMLDNGHVDIEAILELLPEATRKKHEHIVRSCGSNRGADDCETAFNTQLCWQKMNKAEYCLI; from the coding sequence atggcagGGCGCGTAGCCCTCTGTTCCGCCGTGATGGCGCTATATGTCATCGGAGTGGTGATCGGAAAGACATGTACTGAAGGTATGGATGAAGAAACTGTAGAACTAGCGAAGATGTTAAGAGAGAACTGCGGAGAAGAAAGCGGGGTAGACTTGGGGTTAATCGAGAAAGTAAATTCTGGAGCCGACTTGATGCCCGATCAAAAGTTGAAATGCTACATGAAATGTGTGATGGAGACCGCAGGTATGTTGGACAACGGCCACGTCGATATAGAAGCGATACTCGAGCTACTGCCGGAGGCCACCAGGAAGAAGCACGAGCATATTGTGCGATCCTGCGGCTCTAACAGAGGTGCCGACGATTGTGAGACAGCCTTCAATACACAGTTATGCTGGCAGAAAATGAACAAGGCGGAGTACTGCTTAATCTAG
- the LOC133515555 gene encoding triokinase/FMN cyclase-like gives MSRKPVTKKVINSAESCVDDNLRGVVATYPVLQLHPKHRVITVRTKIDSKRVAVLGGGGSGHEPFAGGLVGGGMLDGAVAGGVFASPPTGHVLYGIAQLYKYNSGGVIVIIGNYTGDRLNFGKAIEKAKIAGIKVEGLIVGEDVASSHNKTGGRSMCGEVFFYKLCGAMAKKGYDLATIRKIASEANESMATLGVCLSACSLPGQLPLFEIADDEMELGAGVHGEAGIKKMKLGTAKETVSMILDQVVAHLKLKSGDRVAVMIDNLGGTSFMEMNIISAETKDYLGSKNIIVERIYSGHLKTSLEMHGFQICLLHLNQTRGDLWLELLDAPTDAVGWVGGAASRRCDEAQGDDDTLLQNDARKAATGPPLSPKEQELFKSSLTKAAEELVKQEELLNRLDSGCGDGDCGITIKKFALAILSYLKTASVKFPCNVLWDLSEIAETDMGGTSGGIYSLGLSAASQAFSSASAVDAETWLAAWEGAMHAISTYGGAEPGDRTMLDTLHAAATAFKHSLSKGLKTALARADEAAEQGARATAGMVARAGRASYVAARYTSDEDAGARGAAVWLHSILTSVANTC, from the exons ATAGATTCGAAACGAGTTGCAGTTCTCGGAGGTGGCGGTTCGGGCCACGAGCCATTTGCAGGAG GTCTGGTTGGAGGCGGCATGCTGGACGGTGCGGTGGCAGGCGGCGTGTTCGCTTCGCCACCCACGGGGCACGTGCTCTACGGAATCGCTCAGCTTTACAAGTACAATTCGG gTGGCGTAATTGTTATTATTGGCAATTACACAGGAGACAGGCTGAACTTTGGGAAAGCTATAGAAAAAGCAAAGATAGCTGGTATAAAG GTGGAGGGTCTTATCGTTGGGGAGGATGTTGCCTCGAGTCACAACAAAACCGGAGGAAGGAGCATGTGTGGAGAAGTCTTTTTTTACAAG CTGTGTGGAGCTATGGCGAAGAAGGGCTATGATTTGGCGACCATACGGAAAATAGCTTCCGAAGCCAACGAGTCTATGGCCACCCTGGGAGTTTGCCTGAGTGCTTGTTCCCTGCCAG GTCAACTGCCGCTGTTCGAGATAGCTGATGATGAGATGGAACTAGGCGCGGGAGTGCACGGTGAAGCGGGAATCAAGAAGATGAAGCTGGGAACAGCCAAAGAAACCGTATCCATGATACTTGATCAG GTTGTTGCTCATCTTAAACTAAAGTCTGGAGACCGAGTGGCCGTCATGATCGATAATTTGGGGGGCACCTCATTTATGGAGATGAATATCATCAGTGCAGAAACAAAGGATTATTTAG GTAGCAAGAACATCATAGTGGAACGAATATACTCTGGACACTTAAAGACATCGCTAGAGATGCACGGCTTCCAGATTTGCCTGCTGCACCTAAATCAGACGCGAGGAGACCTGTGGTTGGAGTTGCTGGACGCGCCGACCGACGCTGTGGGCTGGGTAGGCGGAGCCGCGTCCAGACGTTGCGATGAGGCGCAAGGGGATGATGATACGCTATTACAAAACGATGCTAGGAAG GCTGCAACTGGTCCACCCTTATCGCCTAAAGAGCAAGAACTGTTCAAGAGTAGTCTTACGAAGGCAGCCGAAGAATTGGTCAAGCAAGAAGAACTTCTGAACAGGTTGGACTCTGGCTGCGGAGACGGAGACTGCGGTATAACAATCAAGAAATTCGCATTAG CAATTCTATCATACCTGAAAACGGCATCAGTGAAGTTTCCATGCAACGTGCTGTGGGACCTCTCAGAGATCGCGGAAACCGATATGGGTGGCACTTCGGGCGGCATCTACAGCTTGGGCTTATCAGCAGCATCTCAAGCTTTCTCCAG TGCGAGTGCAGTCGACGCAGAGACTTGGCTCGCCGCATGGGAGGGCGCCATGCATGCCATCTCTACATACGGGGGCGCCGAGCCGGGAGACAGAACAATG TTGGATACTCTCCACGCAGCGGCCACGGCATTCAAGCACAGCTTGTCGAAAGGCCTAAAGACAGCGCTTGCGCGGGCTGACGAGGCGGCCGAGCAAGGCGCCCGCGCCACCGCCGGTATGGTTGCCAG AGCAGGACGCGCGTCGTACGTGGCGGCGCGCTACACGAGCGACGAGgacgcgggcgcgcgcggcgccgccgtGTGGCTGCACTCCATTCTTACCTCTGTTGCCAATACATGCTGA